A genomic region of Exiguobacterium sp. Helios contains the following coding sequences:
- a CDS encoding CatB-related O-acetyltransferase: MKYYLSKFISKLRISSVKSSTIDKKSKIGRGNNIINLKMDKYSYIGNDCIIVNSEIGSFCSIANNCIIGGASHPIDWLSSSPVFYDGKNILNKNFSENKFNSYSNTYIGNDVWIGNNVLVKSGVRIGDGAIVGMGSVVTKNVGEYEIWAGNPARLIKKRFSDSTILKLKNSKWWEFSEENIYAIADYTNNLEEVLKIIDERNE, translated from the coding sequence ATGAAATATTACCTTTCAAAATTTATTAGTAAGTTGAGAATTAGTTCAGTAAAGTCAAGTACGATTGATAAAAAATCTAAAATTGGTAGAGGAAACAATATTATTAATTTAAAAATGGATAAATATTCATATATTGGAAATGACTGTATTATCGTTAACTCTGAAATAGGTTCATTTTGTTCAATAGCAAATAATTGTATTATAGGTGGAGCAAGTCATCCTATTGATTGGTTGTCATCTTCTCCGGTTTTTTACGATGGTAAAAATATACTTAATAAAAATTTTTCTGAAAATAAATTTAATAGTTATTCAAATACTTACATCGGAAATGATGTATGGATTGGAAACAATGTGCTCGTTAAGTCCGGGGTTAGAATTGGTGATGGAGCAATTGTAGGAATGGGATCTGTTGTTACAAAAAATGTAGGAGAATACGAGATATGGGCAGGAAATCCAGCTCGTTTAATTAAAAAAAGATTTTCTGATTCAACTATTCTGAAGCTTAAAAATTCAAAATGGTGGGAATTTAGTGAAGAGAATATTTATGCTATAGCAGACTATACAAATAATTTAGAAGAAGTATTAAAAATAATTGATGAGAGGAATGAATAA
- the wecB gene encoding non-hydrolyzing UDP-N-acetylglucosamine 2-epimerase, translated as MNKLKVMTIVGTRPEIIRLSAVINKLEESEAIEHVLVHTGQNYDYELNEVFFEDFNLRKPDYFLNAANGTAVETIGNILIAIDPILEEVQPEAVLILGDTNSCLCAIAAKKRKIPIFHMEAGNRCFDQRVPEETNRKIVDHISDINLTYSDIAREYLLREGLPADRIIKTGSPMYEVLNSRKISIENSSILTTLKLTSNQYFVVSAHREENINSVTNFKKLIDSLNTIAISYKYPIIFSAHPRTMKMIEQEDFILNEKIILIKPLGFNDYIKLQQGAKAVLSDSGTISEETSILNLKSLNIREAHERPEAMEEASVIMTGLESNNIMRGLKIIEESVHKPSRIVSDYNIVNVSDKVVKIIISYTDYVNRNVWKK; from the coding sequence ATGAACAAATTAAAAGTCATGACGATTGTTGGAACGCGTCCGGAGATTATCCGCCTATCAGCTGTAATTAACAAATTAGAAGAATCTGAAGCAATTGAACATGTATTAGTACATACGGGTCAAAACTATGATTATGAACTAAACGAAGTATTTTTTGAGGATTTCAATTTACGAAAACCTGACTACTTTTTAAACGCTGCAAATGGTACAGCAGTTGAGACTATAGGAAATATTTTAATCGCCATTGATCCGATTTTAGAAGAAGTACAGCCTGAAGCAGTTTTAATTTTGGGTGATACAAACAGTTGTCTTTGTGCAATTGCTGCAAAAAAACGTAAAATCCCGATTTTTCATATGGAAGCAGGAAACCGTTGTTTTGATCAACGTGTACCTGAAGAAACAAATCGTAAAATTGTAGATCATATTTCAGATATTAATCTAACTTATAGTGATATTGCGAGAGAGTATCTACTCAGAGAAGGATTACCTGCTGATCGGATAATTAAAACTGGAAGCCCTATGTATGAAGTTTTGAATTCCAGAAAAATTAGTATTGAAAATTCTTCAATTTTAACCACCTTAAAATTAACCAGTAATCAGTACTTTGTAGTTTCAGCACATAGAGAAGAGAATATTAACTCTGTAACTAACTTTAAAAAATTAATCGACTCCTTAAATACTATTGCTATCTCTTATAAGTATCCAATTATTTTTAGTGCGCATCCAAGAACTATGAAAATGATTGAACAAGAAGATTTCATACTTAATGAAAAAATTATTTTAATTAAACCCCTAGGTTTCAATGACTATATTAAGTTGCAGCAAGGAGCAAAAGCAGTTCTAAGTGACAGTGGAACAATAAGTGAAGAGACATCAATTTTAAATCTTAAATCTTTAAATATTAGAGAAGCTCATGAAAGACCTGAAGCTATGGAAGAAGCTAGCGTTATAATGACTGGATTAGAGTCAAATAATATAATGAGAGGATTAAAAATAATAGAAGAATCTGTACATAAACCTTCCCGAATTGTTTCAGATTATAATATTGTGAATGTTTCAGATAAAGTAGTAAAAATAATTATTTCATATACAGATTACGTCAATAGAAATGTTTGGAAAAAGTAA